A segment of the Streptomyces sp. NBC_00376 genome:
GAGGGTCCTCAAAAGGGGAACGTTCGGGGGACGAACCAGGTCGACCCGGTGCTGCGGAAACTGGCCGTCCGGCTGGAGGAGGTGGTCGGATCGGCGAATGCCTGGGACGCTCCCGAGGCGGATTCACCACCAAGATCCACCTCGCCGCCGAGGGACGATGCCGCCCCCTCGCCTTCGTCCTGACACCCGGCCACTACGGCGACGGCCCCCAGCTCGAGGCCGTGCTGGAGGAGATCTCCGTGCCCCGCAGCGGAGTCGGGCGGCCCCGCACCCGACCAGATCACGTCCTGGCGGACAAGGCCTACACGTCCCGAAGAAACCGTCGCCACCTGCGACGACGCGGCATTAAGCACACCATCCCCGAACGCCTCGACCAGCAGAAACACCGGCAGAATCGGGGCTCCCGAGGCGGCCGGCCCACCGGCTTCGACAGCGAGCGCTACAAGAAACGCAACACCGTCGAACGGGCCATCAACCGGCTGAAGGGCTTCCGAGCGGTCGCCACCCGCTACGAGAAACGCGCCTACATCTACCTTGGCACCGTCACCCTCGCGGCCCTCGCGATCTGGCTCCGAACATGATCCAAGAAACAGTGCCTAGCGGCGGTCGCTTTCACAGGCGTCGAGGCGTACGGCGGACAGGTAGTGCGTGCTCTGAGGGTTGACGTCTGCGGACAGTAGGAGTTTGCGGTCCGACGGGTCGAGGACCTCGGTCAGTTCATGGATGGGGTAGCCGAAGAGGTCGAAGTCGCCGAAGGCGACCGGAACGTCGGCGGCCCGGTCCGGGACGCGCTCGGTCCGCTCGACGATCAAGTGCCCCATGATCTGATCGGGACAAGCCGTGCAGGCATAGGCCGTGACCAGGATGTCGCAGTGAACGAAGAAGAAGGTCCAGTGCGCTCCGCACATCCACCCGCCGGCGCGGATGTCCGCCAGAGTTGACGCCGTCCACTGTGCCGCATGCTCGGTCATGCCGAATCGCAGGACGCCTGCGTTCGCTGGGAGGACGAGCCCGGTGCCGGGCATCAATCGAAAGGTCACTCGAATAGTGTGCCGGGACGCGGCGGTTGGGCCACCCCGCTTGCGTTCCGTTCGTCCTGACACAGATCCGAACCCGCACAGCTCCCCAGCCGTTTCGGGCGACGTTCTGGTGCTGCAACGGTGTTTGTGGTGATGGTTGGGCAGGTCAGTCGTTGGTGTGCTCATGGGTGGGGAACTGTCTGATGCCCGGTCGTGGGCGGGTGAACTGAGTTCTTTGCACGAGCCGTTTCGTGCACCGTTTCACCAGGTCTGATCCGCGTGAGTCGGTGCTCGCGTACATGCGGGGACTGTTCGCTCCGCTGGAGGAGCGGAAGAACGGCTGGATGCTGGCGGACCGAGCCGGAAGGGGCGAACGTCTTTCACGCCATGGCCACCACCCGGCACGACACCGTCGTCACCCAAGGCCGTCAGGAGATCCGAGAAACAGTGCCTGGCGTTGGATCGCCACCGCGAAGGGCCGCGGTCACACCCTGACCGCGGCGTTCCGACGGCGCCCTGCTCACCCAGCGCGGCGTCCTCCGGGGCCGTCCAGCCCTGGAGGTTCGCCACCGTGTTCTGGCCGGACCGCGCCGTCCGGGCCGTGTGTCGTGCCCCGCCACTCAAGTCGCCAGCCCGTGGCGGTAGGCGTAGACCACGGCCTGGACGCGGTCACGCAGGCCCAGCTTGGCCAGGATGCGGGAGACGAATGTCTTGACGGTCTCCTGGCTGATCTGGAGGCTCCTGGCGATCTCGCTGTTGGAGAGGCCGTCTGCGATGAGCCGCAGGACCTCCAACTCACGTGAAGTCAGCGGCAGTTCGCTCGCGCTGCCGTCGTTGACGGGCCGGATGCGGGCAGCGTAGCGGCCAACGAGCTGGCGGGTGACCTCGGGATCCAGCAGGGCGGAGCCCACGGCCACCGTGCGGATGCCGTGCAGGAGTTGGGCCGGGGGCGCGTCCTTGAGCAGAAAGCCACTCGCGCCCGCGCGCAGTGCCTCGTATACGTACTCATCGAGGTTGAACGTGGTGACGACCAGGACCTTGACGGGCCGCTCCACCCCGGCCCCGGCCAGCAGGCGTGTGGCCTCGATGCCGTCGAGCACTGGCATCCGTACGTCCATCACCACGACGTCGGGGCTCAGCCGCCCGGCGAGGTCGACCGCCGCGCGGCCGTCCCCGCACTCGCCCACCACCTCAAGATCGGGCTGCGCGCCAATGATGGTGACCAGGCCGGTGCGGATCAGCATCTGGTCGTCGCAGACCAGGACCCGGGTCGGTGCGCTCACGCCGCGCCGCCCACGGGTATGCGGGCCCGTACGGCGTAGCCGCCGCCGGTGCACGCGCCTGCGTCGAAGTCGCCGCCGAGGCCGTCGACCCGTGCGTGCAGCCCGGCCAGGCCTCGTCCGCCGCCGCAGGGGGACGGGGAGCCCGAACCGGTGCCGTCCGTGGCGATGTCCACGGTGATCTCCTTGTCGGTGTGGCGGACCCGGACCGTGGTCAGGCCACCGCGGTCGTACTTGAGGGCGTTGGTCAGGGCTTCCTGTACCACTCGGTAGGCGACGAGGTCGGCGCTGCCCGGCGACACGGCCGGAGTGCCCTCCTCGGTGAACTCGACCGGCTGTCCGGCCCGTCGGGTCTGTTCGACGAGCGTACGCAGTCCGCCAATGGCGGGTGTTCTCGGTTCGGCGCCCTGAACGGTGGCCTGGCCGGGGCCGTGGCTCGGTTCGAGCAGGTCGAGCAGCTGCCGCAGGTCGGTGATGGCCTGTCGGCCTGTGTCGGTGATGGCGTCGAGCGTGTCGTCGAGGCGTTCGGGCGCGGCGGTCAGGTAACGGGCCGCCTC
Coding sequences within it:
- a CDS encoding IS5 family transposase (programmed frameshift) is translated as MGRGDLTNAEWDRLESLLPRGGGRGGRWSDHRRVINGVLYRVRTGVQWRDLPERFGPWETVYKRHRRWSADGTWKMLLSRIQAAEDAAGRIDWDVSVDSTAVRAHQHAAGARKASARGSSKGERSGDEPGRPGAAETGRPAGGGGRIGECLGRSRGGFTTKIHLAAEGRCRPLAFVLTPGHYGDGPQLEAVLEEISVPRSGVGRPRTRPDHVLADKAYTSRRNRRHLRRRGIKHTIPERLDQQKHRQNRGSRGGRPTGFDSERYKKRNTVERAINRLKGFRAVATRYEKRAYIYLGTVTLAALAIWLRT
- a CDS encoding response regulator, translated to MSAPTRVLVCDDQMLIRTGLVTIIGAQPDLEVVGECGDGRAAVDLAGRLSPDVVVMDVRMPVLDGIEATRLLAGAGVERPVKVLVVTTFNLDEYVYEALRAGASGFLLKDAPPAQLLHGIRTVAVGSALLDPEVTRQLVGRYAARIRPVNDGSASELPLTSRELEVLRLIADGLSNSEIARSLQISQETVKTFVSRILAKLGLRDRVQAVVYAYRHGLAT